One Melanotaenia boesemani isolate fMelBoe1 chromosome 8, fMelBoe1.pri, whole genome shotgun sequence DNA segment encodes these proteins:
- the wnt3a gene encoding protein Wnt-3a, translated as MCAHVGILLERFCETLRMIYLGCFLLLCGLTHVMASYPIWWSLAVGHQYSSMGTQPILCGSIPGLVPKQLRFCRNYVEIMPSVAEGVKIGIQECQHQFRGRRWNCTTVNDNLAIFGPVLDKATRESAFVHAIASAGVAFAVTRACADGSATICGCDTRHKGPPGEGWKWGGCSEDVEFGSMVSREFADARENRPDARSAMNRHNNEAGRMSLNDNMFLKCKCHGLSGSCEVKTCWWSQPDFRVIGDYMKDKYDSASEMVVEKHKESRGWVETLRPKYNYFKPPTERDLVYYESSPNFCDPNPETGSFGTRDRICNLTSHGIDGCDLLCCGRGHNTRTEKRKEKCHCIFHWCCYVSCQECVRIYDVHTCK; from the exons ATGTGCGCGCATGTTGGCATTCTGTTGGAGAGGTTTTGCGAAACTTTAAGGATGATATACCTTGGATGTTTCCTGTTGCTCTGTGGGCTTACGCATGTCATGGCAAGCTATCCCATCTGGTG GTCTCTAGCAGTGGGTCACCAGTACTCATCAATGGGTACTCAGCCTATCCTTTGTGGCAGCATACCAGGTCTGGTGCCCAAGCAGCTGCGTTTCTGCCGGAACTACGTGGAGATCATGCCCAGCGTGGCCGAAGGGGTGAAGATTGGTATACAGGAGTGTCAGCACCAGTTCAGAGGCCGACGCTGGAACTGCACGACGGTCAACGACAATCTAGCCATCTTTGGGCCGGTGTTAGACAAAG CCACTCGAGAGTCAGCTTTTGTCCATGCTATTGCATCGGCGGGAGTGGCCTTTGCAGTGACCCGTGCCTGCGCTGACGGTTCGGCCACCATCTGTGGATGTGACACACGTCACAAGGGCCCCCCTGGTGAAGGCTGGAAGTGGGGTGGCTGCAGTGAGGATGTGGAATTTGGGAGCATGGTATCCCGTGAGTTTGCAGATGCAAGGGAGAATCGCCCCGATGCACGCTCTGCAATGAATCGCCATAATAATGAGGCAGGAAGAATG tccCTCAACGACAACATGTTTCTGAAGTGTAAGTGCCATGGGCTCTCAGGCAGCTGTGAAGTCAAGACCTGCTGGTGGTCTCAGCCAGACTTCCGAGTTATTGGTGACTACATGAAGGACAAGTATGACAGCGCgtctgagatggtggtggagAAACACAAGGAGTCCCGAGGATGGGTGGAGACGCTGAGACCCAAGTACAACTACTTCAAACCTCCTACAGAGCGTGACCTGGTTTACTATGAAAGTTCACCCAATTTCTGTGACCCCAATCCTGAGACCGGTTCCTTTGGCACCCGGGATCGCATCTGCAACCTGACATCTCATGGCATAGACGGATGTGACCTGTTGTGCTGTGGCAGGGGCCACAACACCAGaactgagaaaagaaaggagaagtGTCACTGTATTTTCCACTGGTGCTGCTACGTCAGCTGTCAAGAGTGCGTAAGAATCTACGATGTGCACACCTGCAAATAG